In the genome of Columba livia isolate bColLiv1 breed racing homer chromosome 1, bColLiv1.pat.W.v2, whole genome shotgun sequence, the window AGAAAAAGTATTCTAAACGTGtgagaacacagaaaaagagtAAAGTTTTTGACATAACAGCAATGAGAGTAAACCCTCAAAAACTGAGATGGAaactaatatttatttataatggGGGAGCACCGCACGCTGTACAAGAGCATGAATCCTGTGGTCACACTTAAGCCGAAGCCCTTAGCTGACTGGAGACAGCGCCTGCGCTGCATCAATGTTCTCTGGTCTCAGCCACTGCCAATCTCCGCAGAGAAGCTGTTTCCACCCAGGGAAATAACCAGCACTGACGGAGCTGTCAGCCCATTGCTCTGGGGCTACATGGGTGCTGCCTCCACCTCCTCACCCTTCTGGAGCTCTGTGGTTTGTTTCAAACACCTCAAGCTACTGTCACCTTGGTCCAGACGCTCATCCCAGCTGGCTCCACCACCCAGGTCAGATGAGTGTTTATCTCTGGACAAGCCGGGGACTCGAGATCCTACTGTATCAATTTCCTTTCTGCTAAAGAGTCTTTACAGCTCCTATATACAGCTTGAGCAAGTTCAGCTCGTTCATCTCTTAAGGATGCCATCTCGCTGTGCAGTTAGAAACAAGAATTCAGTAAGGCTGCACACTTACATTGATCACGTATGTCCCaggcaaaaggagaagaaagtacTCCCCATGCTCGTTTGTTCTGTAGGGGCAGACGTGGGGCCTTCCTTTGGCTTCCACGATGGCATTGGGAATAGGATTCCCATTCCTGTCCATAACTTGACCCTTGACACCTatgaaaaaaggagaggaaagaaagatcaCAACTGCCAATGGGTGAGCCTCCCTCTCTGAGAAAGTCAGACTTTGTTGCTGGATGCACTCAAAGGCTATTTCACTGATTTCAAGCACATCTAATAATACCTCTAGTCACTTCTGTCTTACTGAAGggaattaaaatagaaaacccTTTGCTGTTAATAGTTTACCCTCATATAAAgttggaaagcagcattgtaATCTCTGCTTGTAAATCTCATTCACTGCATCATATATACTTTTTGTATGTGTCTTACTGAAGTGCTTCAATTTTCATGActggtttgggggatttttgcAAACCTccacccccccctttttttttttttaatttaaaataagtcaGCCCTTTTTCTAGTACTTCCCAGTGGCAGAATACCAGCCATGCCTGCTTGTCAAGTAGTTTCCCTGAATTCTCACACACCACCttcacagcagcactggcatTAAGCAGACAGAACAACAGTCAGACATTCTGGGCCACAGAATGCAAGATAAGCAACAGATTTATGCGAACCCTTCAACTCACTGTAAAGTGCTGCTGCTACACTAAGCAGCAGCTCTCCCAACTGTGAAGTCAAGATCACACCTAGAAACGCCCTACAAAAATACAAAGTCCAAGCAGCAAAGACCTACAAAACATCGTGCATATGCACAAACACATTTAGAGACCTCTGAAATAAATGACTGCCCCAAGGCTGCTCGAGAAAGCGGGCTCCCTGAGGGGGTGTATGGTAAGGTGGCCCCCAAGGCCTGTCCCTTGCTCCTGCCCAGTGCATTTTAAGCCCCTTGCACCATGTAACAGTGTCCATCACCCCACACCTGGCACACCTGTAAGTTCTCCTCCCTGACCCAGCCCTGGCCTTGTCACACTCGCTTTTCGGAAGCGATGGCTCCCAAGTTCACATCAGGACTCCTCACCTGTGGGCCCTGACACAGACCCAGGCTGTGGAAGTTTCCCGCTTTGCCCACCAGCCTGGCTTCAGTTTATACCTCCCTCCCCCGTTCGCATACCCACCTAGATGCACTTGTTTTATGTATTCGATCAGAGCAACTCTGTTGTCTCTCCAGAACTTTTCCAGCTGGTCTGCTGGAGGATATTTACAGCATGACAGCTCCAATGTAATTTCAAAACATTGTCCCCAGACATAGTTGTAATCTTGCATTCCACcttaaaagtgaaataaaacagtgTTTAGCTGCAAagaaacaccaagttcaaaacagatgaaaaatagGGGAGTTTAAATGTTAGTATTTGCATCACACCTGTAAGAAAAGTAAATCAGGTAAATTATTCCTCAATGCCACACTTGTATTTACTGCCTCCTGTAGAAAACCAACCTAATTACTCTAGTTACACATAGAGTATTGTTTTCTAAAGCATGGTGGCATTTTGGGAATGATGACTATTATGTCTGATGATGGGTGGGTCTTCGACTTAAATTCATTCAAGCACTTGCAACTAAATAGGGACGGATAAATTTGTAGGTTGGCATAAAGTTTGCCACTGCCAAAGCCACCCTAAGAGCCTTTTCAAGGTTTTGAATTCAGACTGTGAAAGCAGCATGTGGTGCCAAAGTACACAGGACATATATCCTATTTGCCTACCCATAAAAATAGAGATGATATATGGACAGAAGATTGGTTTCCTTTCTGAAAGGACAGGACTTTGGTGACACACCAGCATGTGCGTGTGTGTATAATCTGTAAAGCAATGCAGCCTTAGGAAAGGGCACAGAAGCAGCCAGACAACAGAGGCTGCCTCAATCACTTGTGGAACTGCTGACTGGGAGAGCCTGCAGACACCCACGTCCTGCTCAGAAGATCCACGTGAATGCCTTGGCTTATTCCTTTCATCAACCCTCTGCCCTGGGCAAAAACACGGCCCTTTCATCATCAAAGATGGCAGGGGAAAGTGAGAACATCATatgaagcagctgaaaaatacatCACTGGCATTCTTACCTTCCAGCTGATACCAAGAATACCCATTGGTAATGCCTTCTGGAAAGCTTTGTCTGTTGTCACACCCAGTCCCTTTGTACATGCTGGCATGGTTGGAAGAATAGGTTTTTGCCAGATGAATAAAGACATCATCATCTGGAGACCTGCTGTAGCCTTTCGAAGAGATGGTAACTGCAGAATAAAGTAGCCATCATGTAACTCTCACGACTGGTAAAACATACAGTGCTGGCTTGCATACAGCAAAAACATCTCCCAAATAACTTTATCAGGCAGTGAACTTTGATGGGATTTATCAAAGTCTGCCCATCCCAGCTCAAAAGCTGGAAAAACCTTGCAGAAATCCTTACGAATTTTGCTTTGGTACAGCTAATGTTCCTAAACAAAATCAGCTATGGAGAAGAGAGCTTACCTGAGTTACCATTGTCAAAGGTGTAACTGGCAACCAGGGCACCCCCATGCAAGTTTGCTGAAAGAACAAACGTTTCGTTTTTTATCCAGTTCATTACTGCTTGAGTTTCTGGCTGAATACTAGCGTTGTTCTTTTCAAAGGCATCAGGAAAATTTCTGTTCAGATCTTCTCCATTCTTATTGTACCttggaaaaagagaagacatTCCCACTACTGTTTTGCTTATAGACACTTGCACATCATCAGCTTCCCACTACTTAAGGTCCGCGGCATGCTACTGTCTTCAGAAAACACGCAAGATGACCACTGCAAATCTTCTCAAGCATTAAGGAGATGGActttaatttgctttctggCAGCACTGGATTTTCACAGGACACAATAAAACAATTCTATTATATTTCAGGTAGAAACTGTGAATACTATTTAATATGCCTATAGCATGCACACACCTACAGAGACATGAATGAGAAAAACCTAGGCCAGATAAGGAGGCTGTTGTCTTCTGGTGTGCATTCTTCACACTTGTAGAGAAGACCAAGgtaaccactggatggttgcaTCCCTTGTACTGCTGTCACTTGGGACACAGAGCAAAAGATTTGATTCAAACACAGGATGAATTCTCTTCCCCCAGTACCTGAAGGTCCAGCCTGTGGCAatgcccttttcctttttcactcaGACAGGTCAGTACAGAAAGTAGAGAGGGTATTCAGCATCAGctgtattaatttttaaactctCTCTGTTTGACAGTGAGGGGATTGAATATCCCACCCTCCATTAACATCTTATCTGTTTGCTAAGGAGTAGATTTCTTTCCTGATAAAAAGGAGGACCTACACCGGTCACCTAGAGAACTAAACTGCCTTTTCACTTGCTTCTGACATTGCCATGGTCAATGATCCAAGAGAACTTCTAGCTCATGAGTTCGCTTTTTCTGCACATTCCAACTTTGTCCCACTGGTATTTCTTCCCATTCTCTcaccctttcctcttctttcctcttctagCTTGTTaaccttttcctccctttctggTCTCTGCAATAGTTACACTAAAGAATGCAAAAGTAGAGCAGGATACAATACTAGGTTACATTTTATTCTGCATAAGTTTGTtgattgtttgttgtttgtttgtttgtttgttttcctcttctctcctaGCACTACTAATACCTCAGCAACTACTATAGCTAGTAGCTCTGCTTGCATAACTCATCCCTCTTACTAGATCTATattaaatatgatttttcaACACATTTCTAGAAGCCCATTCAACAAGCTTAGACACACCTTTTTCTCATTCTAAAGGGTTAGTGTTCTCCAATTGAAATAGATCCCTGTGGGTGGCATTTTCCTCCGGTTTTTCTAGCACCCTAAAGGTCTAAATAGGTTATTGTGCTTCTATTTGCAATCTGGGTCTCCTGCCTAAAAGGTGAGGTCATTACACCATTCTGACCAATTTTCTCTAGCTGCAACCCATATAAACACCAGTCTGACTCAGCCTTCCACAAACTCCATGCTGCAACAGTGCATCTTTAGAACAGCACAGGCCAAAATTAGCCCTAACACTCCTCTACGCTATCCCTTCCATCAAATATGATTCAGTCTCTAGGCTCTGATTATTGCTGCCCACCCACTTCCTTTACCTACTCCCACCCTCCTAAGCCACCCTTACCTTCCTCGTGTGTAATAACAATCCGGCACTTTTGTAGCTTCAAACCCATCAGGATTCATTGTTGGCATGATATGAATCCGGGTGTTATTGAGCAACCGGGTAATAACTGGGTCATGTCCATAGCTGGTCACCAAGAAGTCAATCAAATGGAGCAGGATTTCTCTCCCAACAGTCTGTATAAAGAAGCACAGATTTTAAGTTTGCTATGGAAAAAGAAGGGGggctggaaaaaaaggagactCACCACCTCACATCTAcaggtttttctttctggattaAACAGGCACACAATAGCATTCTGGTCAACACGCTTTTGTTCTATGCTCTCccctaaatatatttaaaggaaTTTAATAGTTGAAAGGAGTCACTGGAGGATTTTCACAAGGATTTTATACCCAGATCAACCAGAGCTTTTTCTGTAATGGGAAAGTGACTGTGTCAGCTGCGCACTTGAATCCTGCACGGATAAGGCATGGCCTTATCAAAAACTGTAGCTGCATAGGCTGCCTGATAAAAGATCTCGTGGGCTTGGAAAGGCACCACCGCATGATCTCAGCTGCGCTGCAGAGtcagctctgtgctggtgcCCGAGGGACCCCGGGCTCCGCATGCAAGTGTCAGTGCTGCTCATCACCGCTTGGCAGTGATGGTTcacaaggaaggaaggacacCCCTTCCATGTTTCCCAGGGTGCTGCTACAGAGCAGGATTTATTTCTTGTTGATTTCCTTTTACGTGAAGTCAACTTTAACATGGGATCAAGAGACGCACCACAGACACTTCTGTTACATTCTCTGTtgcattgctttattttaatgccATGAACACAGGTACTGGGGAAACCAAACAGTTATATACAAATccttacaaaaaaagaaattgaaggaTATTTGGATGCAGACTTTGGATCAAGGAAAGGCACTGATAGAGAAGAAGCTAGACACctatttttgttaatttttgtaTAGGTTGTGAAAGCTGTCAGGATGTCTCCCTCTAGTCTACACTATCAGATTTCAGGCAAAACACTGGCAAGTTCCAGCTCCTGTGGGTTAAGAACAACCTATTCTACCCCAGAAACCACTAGTACAGTGTTCACTGGACCACACTTTCCAGAAGCACTTTCTGTGGCACTGTGACCCGTGCCTCAAGGGCGCTGTAGGGTTCCTAAGCCCTGGCTGGGATGGGAACAAATCAAGACTTGCAACTAGATGAGCTCTGAGATAATTCTACTTTATCTCCAAGAACAAAGCCTGGTAAATCACTGCAGGCTCCAGCCTAGAGCTACAATACCTCCATTTCTTTTGAATGAGTCTTGCATCACTAAAGTGCAAAtactgcaaagattttttttttctttcctctaaagTGAGGACCATGGAGTGACATTACTGGATGAACCTGGTGTCACAGATAAGCATCTTCTTGCTTGCAAACTGGTACAGGCTTAGGTAAAGGACAAGTGAAATCAGGCAGGGGAAAAGGAATATTTCTCCGCAGCTATTTGCTGCACTAATGTCCAGTTAAATGTTCACATTGGTGCATTTTAAGTGGCAAATCCTGCTGTAGGTGTTGAGGTAAACATGAACACAGGCACCATCCAGCAGGAGCTCTGTCTGCAGGAGCTAGGTTGGTACACGATGTGGATTACACCGTTTTAGGCATTATGCTTGAAGGCAGCCATGCTCTCTGAGTAGCTACATGAGCAATTCTGCCATGCTGTTTgtacagggaaaaagaaggatCTCTTCCCACCCTGCCCCTCAGCAGATTTGTTCCCAAGTTTTCTAACCCTTGTCTGTAAGCTGTTGCAAGCCACCATCCAGTAATCTGCTAGGGAAAGCTGCCTTACACAAATGTATTTACTGTCCCAATAACTAAGTGGTTCTTTTTTTAGACCCTACAGCAAATGAGCTTTGACAAGGGGGGAAAAGGTACCTAATTTCGTCCATTACCAGTAGCTTTTAGATCAGCACCTGAGTACATGAAAGCAGACTGCTCTGCAGGTGTAGATACCTTTACTCTGTGAAATTTAAGGGATGTAACAGAACCTGTCTTGTACATGCAGCTCAGTTCCAGCTCTGGGTGATAGGCATCTTGGGACGCATATGGAACAGGGGggaagaaaggaggggaaagtAATCAGCCAAATCATGGCCCTGGGCATGGAAGATAAAGCCAGTAGACTCAGAAGCAGTGAGAACAGCCCTACCACAGAGATAGCTAAACTACAGACAAGACTGGACTGCTCTCTGGGGAAACTAGGATAGTGCCTCTGCTCCTACAGCACTTGTCTTCAGTGCCTGACAAAAATACATCCAGGAAAGAAAGGGTGGATAAGCAGGAAcaggaaagtggaaaaaaggtaaagaaaagcaACCAGAGAAGGCAGTAGAAAAAGGACAATGTTTATAAAGAACAGAAGATTACTAGTTTTACAGAAATGGCATTCTTTGCACTTCAGAGTTAAAGCCATACTTACATATACAGTACTTTAAAAACTAACCCTATTTTATAGGATTCCTTGCGTAGTTATTGCTGTACCTGAATACTTGGTATATTAAGCAATTCAGCTAATCTCTATCACAGAGAGGTGGCACTTTGATCATTCACCAGTGGGGGAAGAATATGTATTTATTACCATTCTATTTTGGTGGAGTGACAGAGGGGTGGTTTTATTTCAGTCCAGAGTACCTGGGCATTTCTAGAGGTGTTTGAAGGGAGCTTTGATTTATGGGAAAGTATAGCTCAAGTTTTGATCAAACCCTTGGAAGGCATCTCCTGCCCAGCCAAGCTTTACCCTGTTACTGGAGAGGCCAGCTGTACCTACGGAAAATAGTTGtgagacatttatttttactttagaGCTTCAAATAAAGGTTCTAGACATGGTGGAGGTAAGTGGCTGACTGTAAAGCCAAGGACAGACAACTTAACTTGCCTCTAGTCTAATATGAAGATGTAGGGAGCAAGGGACAGCCTTTATGTGCTCTGAGGCTTTGAGAACACATGATgaatatttggttttaattgcaGGATCCCAAGGGTGATGCCCAGGTGTGTTGTTTTGCTGTACCTCAAATGAGGCGTGAcccaaaagcaaatgaaagccCTTTCTCCCACCTTTAGGGACACAGTTAGACATGAAGTTTCTCTGTGTGCTTTCAGCTGTCAGGTCTCCTTGTGCGCCCCAAAGGTAGCGTGTCAGCAGGGGAGGCTTTCAGTGACCCTCAGGGGAAGTCCTGAATGAAGCAGCCAGCCCGTGTCAGGGCATGGAGCAGTGCTGTAGAAAAGGGTGTGACTGCCATTTCCATAGATATACCCTTTAAACTTGCTGACCGTCGCTTCTGGCACGGCTGGGTCAGCACCCCATGCAGCTACTGAAGGTCTGACTCAAGTAGCGCTACCAGCAGCCAGTTAAAAGATTAAGGTTAGCTCCAATTGCACCTGCACTGTTGCGCTTCGCTACAGTACccctgtttttaaaacatttttgttaccACATGATAGAGACCTAATACCAGGGGACTATGGGTGTACAGACTCTGCCCATTTTTATGATTAAAATCCTTTCCTTAAACATGGCCTTATTTGTAAGTTGCACTATGTTGAAAGAAATATCCAAACCATCAGGTAGGACCTGTTTCAGTGCAACACGGTCTTGCTGGTCTCCTTGCTCCAGCCCTGACTGTTCTGCAGACCTAGCGCAGCATACCGGGCACAACCCCGCCTCAGGAAGCAGAGTTACAGCAGAGAAACCAATTGTCCATCCTGTTTTGTCACTTAAATGCCACACTTAAcaagatgttattttttttaacacttgtAAAGCACTAATTATTATATCCAGTCTAACTATTATGCAACACACCCATTGTGTTTGTCCTTCTTTACTACTATAAAATTCACGA includes:
- the CPM gene encoding carboxypeptidase M — translated: MRATAGDAVGIFCLVSVAAALEFKYHHAEELEAYLKGVHDAYSSFTHLHSIGRSVEGRDLWVLVLGRFPTHHKIGIPEFKYVANMHGDETVGREILLHLIDFLVTSYGHDPVITRLLNNTRIHIMPTMNPDGFEATKVPDCYYTRGRYNKNGEDLNRNFPDAFEKNNASIQPETQAVMNWIKNETFVLSANLHGGALVASYTFDNGNSVTISSKGYSRSPDDDVFIHLAKTYSSNHASMYKGTGCDNRQSFPEGITNGYSWYQLEGGMQDYNYVWGQCFEITLELSCCKYPPADQLEKFWRDNRVALIEYIKQVHLGVKGQVMDRNGNPIPNAIVEAKGRPHVCPYRTNEHGEYFLLLLPGTYVINATVPGYKSILKTVEITDNTSNFSALKQDFSFSEVSIRSRAASCPKTPLYQQLGRASAAVKPTLHILVLMTVVLAIFK